One window of the Pseudofrankia sp. DC12 genome contains the following:
- the dhaL gene encoding dihydroxyacetone kinase subunit DhaL, with protein sequence MDTNEGRDQGVTSEAGPGAAAGGQPAHAGAARPDAGPDAGPGGPGGPGRLGGGLDVAGAWAWVEAFHRRFSDDAAELGELDRRAGDGDFGTNILAALRRVRARLEQARPTTPGAVFLGVSHGFLNTGGTSGPLFGLWFRGIGRAAEGSVLTLAELAAGVEAGTATVQRLGKARPGDKTMVDAMVPAAAALAAAVADGLDLPAGIALAAEAARDGALATEPLRARRGRASYVGDVARGVLDPGALTVALFFDSGRG encoded by the coding sequence GTGGACACCAACGAAGGCCGGGACCAGGGCGTGACGAGCGAGGCTGGCCCGGGCGCGGCAGCCGGTGGGCAGCCCGCCCACGCCGGAGCGGCACGGCCGGATGCCGGGCCGGATGCCGGGCCGGGCGGGCCGGGCGGTCCAGGCAGGCTGGGCGGCGGCCTGGACGTGGCGGGCGCGTGGGCCTGGGTGGAGGCGTTCCACCGGCGGTTCTCCGACGACGCGGCCGAGCTGGGCGAGCTGGACCGGCGTGCCGGCGACGGGGACTTCGGGACCAACATCCTGGCCGCGTTGCGGCGGGTCCGGGCCCGGCTGGAACAGGCGCGGCCGACGACGCCCGGCGCGGTCTTCCTCGGCGTGTCGCACGGGTTCCTGAACACCGGCGGCACGTCTGGCCCGCTTTTCGGGCTGTGGTTTCGGGGCATCGGCCGGGCCGCGGAGGGCTCGGTTCTCACGCTCGCCGAGCTCGCGGCCGGGGTCGAGGCCGGCACCGCGACGGTCCAGCGGCTCGGCAAGGCGCGTCCGGGCGACAAGACGATGGTCGACGCGATGGTGCCCGCCGCGGCCGCGCTCGCGGCCGCCGTCGCGGACGGGCTGGACCTACCGGCCGGCATCGCGCTCGCCGCCGAGGCCGCCCGGGACGGCGCCCTGGCCACCGAGCCGCTGCGCGCCCGCCGTGGCCGGGCCTCCTATGTCGGTGACGTCGCCCGCGGTGTCCTTGACCCGGGCGCCCTCACCGTGGCGCTGTTCTTCGACTCCGGCCGCGGCTAG
- a CDS encoding dihydroxyacetone kinase subunit DhaK — protein MTAQDSIPAQPGVEAPRRQFVNDPDAIVEEALEGLEAAYPRLIRWNRDPSFVVRAEPPPAGRVAVLSGGGSGHEPLHVGMVGAGMLDAAVPGAVFASPTAGQILAATQAVSEGAGVVHVVKNYTGDVLNFEIAAEVASDDGIEVRQVLVDDDLATASATGDGPGRRGTAATVVVEKIVGAAAAAGADLARVAALGQRVAATSRSMAVALAAGAHPGDPRPSFELPRDEVEFGVGIHGERGVGRRAFASADELADLLVRPLVADLAIGRGDRVIAITNGLGATTSLELAVIHRRVAKILAAAGITIERALVGPYVTSLDMAGASVTLTRADDELVSLWDAPVRTIALSW, from the coding sequence ATGACCGCGCAGGACTCGATCCCCGCCCAGCCAGGCGTCGAGGCGCCACGGCGGCAGTTCGTCAACGATCCCGACGCCATCGTCGAGGAGGCGCTGGAAGGTCTGGAAGCCGCCTATCCACGCCTGATCCGGTGGAATCGGGATCCCAGCTTCGTCGTCAGGGCCGAGCCCCCGCCCGCGGGGCGGGTGGCCGTCCTCTCCGGCGGCGGGTCCGGGCACGAGCCGCTGCACGTCGGGATGGTCGGCGCCGGGATGCTCGACGCCGCGGTCCCGGGCGCGGTGTTCGCGAGCCCCACCGCCGGGCAGATCCTGGCCGCCACCCAGGCCGTGTCGGAGGGGGCCGGGGTGGTGCACGTGGTGAAGAACTACACCGGCGACGTGCTGAACTTCGAGATCGCCGCCGAGGTCGCCTCCGATGACGGGATCGAGGTGCGCCAGGTGCTGGTCGACGACGACCTGGCGACGGCGTCCGCCACCGGCGACGGGCCGGGCCGGCGCGGAACCGCGGCGACGGTCGTCGTCGAGAAGATCGTCGGTGCCGCCGCCGCGGCCGGTGCCGATCTGGCCCGGGTCGCCGCGCTCGGGCAGCGCGTCGCGGCGACGTCGCGGTCGATGGCCGTCGCGCTCGCGGCCGGCGCCCATCCGGGTGACCCGCGGCCGTCGTTCGAGCTGCCGCGCGACGAGGTCGAGTTCGGCGTCGGGATCCACGGGGAGCGCGGGGTCGGCCGGCGGGCGTTCGCCTCGGCCGACGAACTGGCCGACCTGCTCGTCCGGCCGCTGGTCGCCGATCTCGCTATCGGCCGCGGCGACCGGGTCATCGCGATCACCAACGGCCTGGGGGCGACGACGAGCCTGGAGCTCGCGGTCATCCATCGGCGGGTCGCGAAGATCCTCGCGGCGGCCGGCATCACGATCGAACGGGCGCTCGTCGGCCCGTACGTCACGTCACTGGACATGGCCGGCGCCTCGGTGACGTTGACCAGGGCCGACGACGAGCTGGTCTCACTGTGGGACGCCCCGGTCCGCACGATCGCGCTGAGCTGGTGA
- the gnd gene encoding phosphogluconate dehydrogenase (NAD(+)-dependent, decarboxylating), translating into MQLGMIGLGRMGANLVRRLQRAGHECVVYDVNKDAVAALAAEGATGTTTLEEFAAALTTPRAAWVMVPAGLTGDTVLRLAGLLEPGDIIIDGGNSYYRDDVDRAKALGPKGIHYVDVGTSGGVFGLERGFCLMIGGEPEVVAHLEPLFATIAPGVGTAERTPGRSGDPVPAEQGYLHCGPAGAGHFVKMVHNGIEYGMMAAFAEGLGVLNKANIGKALAGEHDAETSPLTHPEYYQYDLDVPAITEVWRRGSVVASWLLDLTAAALVEDPELAQFGGRVSDSGEGRWTVLAAVEEGVPAHVLTASLYERFSSRGESLYSDKILSAMRKQFGGHSEKPAS; encoded by the coding sequence ATGCAGCTGGGGATGATCGGCCTGGGCCGGATGGGCGCCAACCTGGTGCGCCGGCTGCAACGGGCCGGGCACGAGTGCGTCGTCTACGACGTCAACAAGGACGCCGTCGCCGCGCTCGCGGCCGAGGGCGCCACCGGCACGACCACGCTGGAGGAGTTCGCCGCGGCGCTGACCACCCCGCGGGCGGCCTGGGTGATGGTCCCGGCCGGGCTGACCGGCGACACCGTCCTCAGGCTCGCGGGCCTGCTCGAGCCGGGCGACATCATCATCGACGGCGGCAACTCCTACTACCGCGACGACGTCGACCGGGCCAAGGCGCTCGGGCCCAAGGGCATCCACTACGTCGACGTCGGCACGTCCGGCGGCGTCTTCGGCCTGGAACGCGGCTTCTGCCTGATGATCGGCGGCGAGCCGGAGGTCGTGGCGCACCTGGAGCCGCTGTTCGCGACCATCGCCCCAGGCGTCGGCACCGCCGAGCGCACTCCCGGCCGCTCCGGCGACCCGGTCCCGGCCGAGCAGGGCTACCTGCACTGCGGCCCGGCCGGCGCCGGCCACTTCGTGAAGATGGTCCACAACGGCATCGAGTACGGCATGATGGCTGCCTTCGCCGAGGGCCTGGGCGTGCTGAACAAGGCGAACATCGGCAAGGCCCTGGCCGGCGAGCACGACGCCGAGACCAGCCCGCTCACCCACCCCGAGTACTACCAGTACGACCTCGACGTGCCGGCGATCACCGAGGTGTGGCGGCGCGGCAGCGTCGTCGCGTCCTGGCTGCTCGACCTGACCGCCGCGGCGCTGGTCGAGGACCCGGAGCTGGCCCAGTTCGGCGGCCGGGTCTCCGACTCCGGCGAGGGCCGCTGGACGGTGCTCGCCGCCGTCGAGGAAGGCGTACCCGCGCACGTGCTGACGGCTTCCCTCTACGAGCGCTTCAGCTCCCGCGGCGAGTCGCTCTACTCCGACAAGATCCTCTCGGCCATGCGCAAGCAGTTCGGCGGCCACAGCGAGAAGCCGGCCAGCTGA
- a CDS encoding GNAT family N-acetyltransferase, whose amino-acid sequence MDTLAELDAERRASGVAAGRGGVVREYDDRATECRIVYSHLSPDLADDVIREEMSLAEERAYTLEWKVYGHDRPVDLPQRLVAAGFEPDDPEQVLVMALTDANLAAFSTPADRELYRVPDEAGLADYAEIAREIGRKNPEQERERLAYILREAPETMSVYVAYVGGEPVAGGRIHYQAGSGSAELAGGRTKTAYRRRGLFKAIVGARLQEAHTRGRKLVFTDALPSSEPILVKHGFWPLTSTRPFVYDPCVLTREL is encoded by the coding sequence ATGGATACGCTCGCCGAATTGGACGCGGAGCGTCGGGCCTCCGGCGTGGCCGCCGGACGCGGCGGCGTGGTCCGCGAGTACGACGACCGTGCTACGGAATGCCGGATCGTCTACTCGCACCTCTCCCCGGACCTGGCCGACGACGTCATCCGTGAGGAAATGTCCTTGGCAGAGGAGCGCGCGTACACCCTGGAATGGAAGGTCTACGGGCACGACCGTCCAGTGGACCTCCCGCAGCGGCTGGTCGCCGCCGGGTTCGAGCCCGACGACCCCGAGCAGGTTCTCGTGATGGCGCTGACTGACGCCAACCTTGCGGCGTTCAGCACTCCGGCGGACCGCGAGCTGTACCGGGTGCCGGATGAGGCGGGACTCGCCGACTACGCCGAGATCGCCCGGGAGATCGGCCGTAAGAACCCGGAGCAGGAGCGAGAGCGGCTGGCGTACATCCTGCGCGAGGCCCCAGAAACGATGAGCGTCTATGTGGCATACGTCGGCGGGGAGCCCGTCGCGGGTGGGCGCATCCACTACCAGGCCGGCAGCGGCTCTGCCGAGCTGGCCGGCGGTCGGACCAAGACCGCGTACCGACGGCGGGGCCTGTTCAAGGCGATAGTCGGGGCCAGGTTGCAGGAGGCCCACACGCGGGGCCGCAAGCTGGTGTTCACTGACGCGCTACCCAGCTCCGAGCCCATTCTTGTCAAGCACGGGTTTTGGCCGCTTACCTCCACCCGGCCCTTCGTGTACGACCCCTGCGTCCTGACTCGGGAGCTCTGA
- a CDS encoding HNH endonuclease signature motif containing protein: MRCDSGPGVGLPLAALSRLGCDALVRALVRDEGGSPLALGRRRRMPTRRLRDAVHARDQGTCQYPGCAHTRWLQIHHLREWLADEGMTDLENLTLLCSRHHSLIHDEKIRLRRRVNGMIEAVMPDGFVLIRAPRLGPETGLAPGPGAVPGAGLAEQLADATGHVAADAIRTRDGGRLSWDDSLYVLMRHRRPPDGAPTGDRAA; encoded by the coding sequence TTGCGCTGCGACAGCGGGCCTGGGGTCGGCCTACCTCTCGCGGCGCTGTCCCGGCTGGGCTGCGACGCGCTGGTTCGGGCCCTGGTCCGGGACGAGGGTGGGAGCCCGCTGGCCCTGGGCCGCCGGCGCCGGATGCCGACGCGACGGCTGCGGGACGCCGTCCACGCCCGCGACCAGGGGACCTGCCAATACCCGGGCTGCGCCCACACCCGCTGGCTGCAGATCCACCATCTGCGGGAGTGGCTGGCCGACGAGGGCATGACGGATCTGGAAAACCTGACCCTGCTGTGCAGCCGCCATCACTCGCTGATCCACGACGAGAAGATTCGGCTGCGCCGCCGGGTCAACGGAATGATCGAGGCGGTGATGCCCGACGGATTCGTCCTGATCCGGGCGCCGCGCCTCGGCCCGGAGACCGGCCTCGCCCCAGGGCCAGGCGCAGTCCCGGGGGCTGGCCTCGCCGAACAGCTCGCCGACGCTACCGGGCACGTCGCGGCCGACGCCATCCGCACCCGAGACGGCGGGCGCCTCAGCTGGGACGACTCGCTCTACGTCCTCATGCGCCATCGGCGTCCACCCGACGGGGCGCCCACCGGAGACCGAGCCGCCTGA
- a CDS encoding type IV toxin-antitoxin system AbiEi family antitoxin domain-containing protein: MSGGTGSPRDAGLLGGGGAGLSSLGGLAVVPPAGPPVPAARDGQRAAAAGAQQPAWLAPQRDGVLTMKEAVAAGFSRTEIRRRVDAGLWQLYSGDVLVTQAGPLTLIQRLWCALVSIGPDALLGGASAAALGGLRGCGEPWLTVILASGRRVTPRPGVKLRATARLGEEDLHRDGWPPRTTLPRSLVDMAEWAPSHDDARTLLALAVASGIVESDEIRAALARRGPIARRQIIGDVLDDLDAGAPWVPDLLYRRLEARHGLPPALRGRPDSRLPGRLDLLYEAWQVRVEIGAVSAPGIRTATEAPAPAAGPVSARGPGGLAPAAGPWSLAADSRGFDRRNRLVLRVPRHLLMEEPDRVGTAIATTLRQRGWPGVPRAARGPGALPFGQAFGPALDQAFGPAVGLALGGPAFGGGPGLFGGPNVAGGAVASGLPDQCPPHRATDHEIDLDVD, translated from the coding sequence TTGTCCGGCGGTACTGGCTCGCCTCGGGATGCTGGCCTGCTCGGCGGCGGGGGCGCTGGCCTGTCCAGCCTCGGCGGCCTGGCGGTGGTGCCGCCGGCAGGTCCGCCGGTGCCTGCCGCGCGCGACGGCCAGCGGGCCGCGGCCGCCGGCGCCCAGCAGCCCGCGTGGCTCGCCCCCCAGCGCGACGGCGTCCTGACCATGAAAGAGGCCGTCGCCGCAGGCTTCTCCCGGACCGAGATCCGCCGACGGGTCGACGCCGGCCTGTGGCAGCTCTACTCCGGCGACGTCCTGGTCACCCAGGCCGGCCCGCTGACGCTGATCCAGCGCCTGTGGTGCGCCCTGGTGTCGATCGGTCCGGACGCGCTGCTCGGCGGTGCCTCGGCGGCGGCGCTCGGCGGTCTGCGCGGCTGCGGGGAGCCCTGGCTTACGGTCATCCTCGCCTCTGGCCGCCGGGTCACGCCTCGTCCCGGGGTGAAGCTGCGCGCCACCGCCCGGCTCGGCGAGGAGGACCTGCACCGGGACGGCTGGCCACCGCGCACCACGCTGCCGCGGTCACTGGTGGACATGGCCGAGTGGGCGCCCAGCCACGACGACGCCCGGACCCTGCTCGCCCTCGCAGTGGCCAGCGGGATCGTCGAGTCCGACGAGATCCGGGCGGCGCTGGCCCGGCGTGGCCCGATCGCGCGCCGCCAGATCATCGGCGACGTTCTCGACGACCTCGACGCCGGCGCCCCGTGGGTCCCCGACCTGCTGTACCGCCGACTGGAGGCGCGCCACGGCCTGCCGCCCGCCTTGCGCGGCCGGCCCGACTCCCGCCTTCCCGGGCGCCTCGACCTGCTCTACGAGGCCTGGCAGGTCCGGGTCGAGATCGGCGCCGTGTCGGCTCCCGGCATCCGCACCGCCACCGAAGCCCCGGCCCCCGCGGCCGGGCCTGTCAGCGCTCGCGGCCCCGGCGGGCTAGCCCCAGCGGCCGGCCCGTGGTCTCTGGCAGCCGACTCCCGGGGCTTCGACCGGCGCAACCGGCTCGTCCTGCGGGTGCCCCGGCATCTGCTCATGGAGGAACCGGACCGGGTCGGCACCGCCATCGCGACCACCCTGCGCCAACGAGGCTGGCCCGGTGTCCCTCGTGCCGCCCGCGGCCCAGGCGCCTTGCCGTTCGGCCAAGCCTTCGGCCCGGCGCTCGACCAGGCCTTCGGCCCCGCTGTAGGCCTGGCACTGGGCGGACCCGCGTTCGGCGGTGGTCCCGGCCTGTTCGGCGGTCCCAACGTCGCTGGGGGTGCGGTCGCGAGTGGGCTGCCCGATCAGTGCCCACCTCACCGGGCGACGGACCACGAGATCGACCTGGACGTCGACTGA
- a CDS encoding class I SAM-dependent methyltransferase codes for MVTVLSWAPIFVVLGLMVNGIRLRGRLRRLDTLPASGRPTDPDHLFICAAGVQLTEAAKRSASYHASRERLDVLDLIPADLTIERALDVARMVDTRTYRANRLAPGRGAFQALLVRAEAADRAGVEVRDDYTPVELVEVTEKLKRHAPASTDLAVLPGLRAARDDGATRVRVQRRCWSAVRPMNNIYPTLRDIATIVGVHLNRPWGLAATALFWCQPFFVCAGRVPVAPRDLIRSPIVRITAGVEYSISTVRAWRRQQRAASEAKAAGLPADPVKAKTKAESAARRARYQRAFADGPEMFLARPWPDCPWCGSPELRVRLVSPDLELRKPGRFQLDECLVCGHLFQNPRLTPAGRVLYERDRQDGMNAAKTEVAVAAKAARLRARAELVRPFLRPRAWLDVGAGVGSFCNAARTVWPRAVFDGVGPAESIGEARRRGWVDRAYPASFADIAEAVTGHYDVISMFGYLERSRDPSEDLDAAAKALGPGGLLVAELPNPAGLGARRLGRYWPGWGVPGVRQLIPVDNLVAALEDRGMRTVLVQFGAAHQPGDLLAAVGLMTQAVAPSPTLPWLPGSPSSPIRWLARGTVLTASIVPAVLAGTVGAALTSYMRQGDRSNTYRVVARMEG; via the coding sequence GTGGTGACCGTACTTTCCTGGGCGCCGATCTTTGTCGTGCTGGGGCTGATGGTCAACGGGATACGGCTGCGCGGCCGGCTGCGCCGGCTGGACACGCTGCCGGCGTCGGGCCGGCCGACCGACCCGGACCACCTGTTCATCTGCGCCGCCGGCGTCCAGCTGACCGAGGCCGCGAAGCGGTCCGCCAGCTACCACGCCAGCCGGGAGCGGCTCGACGTCCTCGACCTGATCCCGGCCGACCTCACGATCGAGCGTGCGCTGGACGTCGCCCGCATGGTCGACACCCGCACCTACCGCGCCAACCGGCTCGCCCCGGGCCGAGGCGCGTTCCAGGCGCTGCTGGTTCGGGCCGAGGCCGCGGATCGGGCCGGCGTCGAGGTGCGCGACGACTACACCCCGGTCGAGCTCGTCGAGGTCACCGAGAAGCTGAAGCGCCACGCGCCCGCGAGCACCGACCTCGCGGTGCTGCCCGGGCTGCGGGCCGCCCGCGACGACGGCGCGACCCGGGTGCGGGTTCAGCGGCGGTGCTGGTCGGCCGTCCGGCCGATGAACAACATCTACCCGACGCTGCGGGACATCGCGACGATCGTCGGGGTGCACCTGAACCGGCCGTGGGGCCTCGCCGCGACCGCGCTGTTCTGGTGCCAGCCCTTCTTCGTCTGTGCGGGGCGGGTTCCCGTCGCCCCCCGCGACCTGATCCGCAGCCCGATCGTGCGGATCACGGCCGGGGTGGAGTACTCGATCAGCACGGTCCGGGCCTGGCGGCGCCAGCAGCGCGCCGCCTCCGAGGCCAAGGCCGCCGGCCTGCCGGCCGACCCGGTCAAGGCGAAGACCAAGGCCGAGTCGGCGGCCCGCCGCGCCCGCTACCAGCGGGCCTTCGCCGACGGCCCGGAGATGTTCCTCGCCCGCCCGTGGCCGGACTGCCCCTGGTGCGGGTCGCCCGAGCTCCGGGTCCGGCTCGTCTCGCCCGATCTGGAGCTACGCAAGCCGGGACGCTTCCAGCTCGACGAGTGCCTCGTCTGCGGCCATCTGTTCCAGAACCCGCGGCTGACCCCGGCCGGCCGGGTGCTTTATGAACGAGACCGCCAGGACGGCATGAACGCGGCGAAGACCGAGGTCGCCGTCGCCGCCAAGGCCGCCCGGCTGCGGGCCCGGGCCGAGCTGGTGCGGCCGTTTCTGCGGCCGCGGGCCTGGCTGGACGTCGGCGCCGGGGTCGGCTCGTTCTGCAACGCGGCCCGTACGGTCTGGCCGCGGGCAGTGTTCGACGGGGTCGGGCCGGCGGAGTCCATCGGCGAGGCGCGGCGGCGCGGCTGGGTCGACCGGGCCTACCCGGCGAGCTTCGCTGACATCGCCGAGGCGGTGACCGGCCATTACGACGTGATCAGCATGTTCGGCTACCTGGAACGCAGCCGCGACCCGTCCGAGGATCTCGACGCGGCCGCCAAGGCGCTCGGCCCGGGCGGGCTCCTGGTCGCCGAGCTGCCGAACCCGGCCGGTCTCGGCGCCCGGCGGCTGGGCCGGTACTGGCCGGGCTGGGGGGTCCCTGGGGTGCGTCAGCTGATCCCGGTCGACAACCTGGTCGCGGCCCTCGAGGACCGGGGGATGCGGACCGTCCTGGTCCAGTTCGGTGCGGCGCACCAGCCCGGCGACCTGCTCGCCGCGGTGGGCCTGATGACCCAGGCGGTGGCGCCGAGCCCGACGCTGCCGTGGCTGCCCGGCTCGCCGTCGTCCCCGATCCGTTGGCTAGCCCGTGGGACGGTGCTGACCGCGTCGATCGTCCCGGCGGTGCTCGCCGGAACCGTCGGTGCCGCACTGACTTCGTATATGCGCCAAGGAGACCGCTCCAACACCTATCGTGTGGTGGCACGGATGGAAGGCTGA
- a CDS encoding glycosyltransferase, with the protein MARILFVVPPLAGHVYPAIGVAGELAERGHDVAVAGHASVVRSLVPGPLRLVELPEDLTAEARAEVEEKSRRQRGTGSFKFLWEDFLLPLGAAMARDLEPIVEKWHPDVVVVDQQAVGGALLARRQGLRWVTLATTSAEFDNPYGVIAAVGQWVVDQLREFQVAAGVPAPEAARGDLRFSDQLTLVCSVTGLLRTPDAVAALPPRTEFIGSAAGLRQPSDDFPWDWLDPARAQVLVSLGTVTREAGGRFLRVATEALAGMADRAQTIVVAPPGIVDDLAAAAPADVLVRPAVPQLELMGRLSAVVCHGGNNTVCEALSMGVPLVVAPVRDDQPVISEQVTRAGAGVRVRFGRVNAAGVAAAVGAVLDDPEIRASADRLRAEFAAAGGVTAAAAHIEKLLG; encoded by the coding sequence GTGGCTCGCATCCTGTTCGTCGTCCCGCCATTGGCCGGGCACGTCTACCCGGCCATTGGAGTCGCCGGCGAGCTCGCGGAACGTGGCCACGACGTCGCGGTCGCCGGTCACGCGAGCGTCGTGCGGTCCCTGGTGCCCGGGCCGCTGCGGCTGGTCGAGCTGCCCGAGGACCTCACCGCCGAGGCGCGGGCCGAGGTCGAGGAGAAGTCGCGCCGCCAGCGTGGCACGGGCTCGTTCAAGTTCCTGTGGGAGGACTTCCTGCTCCCGCTGGGGGCGGCGATGGCCCGGGATCTGGAGCCGATCGTCGAGAAGTGGCATCCCGACGTCGTCGTAGTGGACCAGCAGGCGGTCGGTGGTGCCCTGCTCGCGCGGCGCCAGGGCCTGCGCTGGGTGACGCTCGCGACCACCTCGGCCGAGTTCGACAACCCGTACGGGGTGATCGCCGCGGTCGGCCAGTGGGTCGTCGACCAGCTGCGTGAGTTCCAGGTGGCCGCCGGCGTCCCGGCGCCCGAGGCCGCCCGCGGCGACCTCCGGTTCTCCGACCAGCTGACCCTGGTCTGCTCGGTCACCGGGCTGCTGCGCACTCCGGACGCGGTCGCGGCGCTGCCGCCGCGGACGGAGTTCATCGGCTCGGCCGCCGGGCTGCGCCAGCCGTCGGACGACTTCCCGTGGGACTGGCTGGACCCGGCGCGCGCCCAGGTACTCGTCTCGCTCGGCACCGTCACCCGGGAGGCCGGCGGCCGGTTCCTGCGCGTCGCGACCGAGGCACTCGCCGGGATGGCAGACCGGGCGCAGACGATCGTCGTCGCGCCGCCCGGCATCGTCGATGACCTGGCCGCCGCCGCGCCGGCCGACGTGCTCGTGCGTCCCGCCGTGCCGCAGCTGGAACTGATGGGCCGGCTCTCGGCTGTCGTCTGCCATGGCGGCAACAACACCGTCTGCGAGGCGTTGTCGATGGGGGTACCGCTGGTGGTCGCCCCGGTGCGCGACGACCAGCCGGTGATCTCCGAGCAGGTCACCCGGGCCGGCGCCGGCGTGCGGGTCCGGTTCGGCCGGGTCAACGCGGCCGGGGTCGCCGCGGCCGTCGGGGCGGTCCTCGACGACCCGGAGATCCGGGCGTCCGCCGACCGGCTTCGCGCCGAGTTCGCCGCCGCCGGCGGGGTGACCGCGGCCGCGGCGCACATCGAGAAGCTGTTGGGCTGA
- a CDS encoding alpha/beta hydrolase, translating to MAEIVANGVRLHVQRLAPSGGARPDAPVVVMLHGMVIDNLASFYFSLGNAMADAGCEVVCYDLRGHGKSERTPSGYGIATAMADLTAVLGELGIDRPVHLVGNSYGATLALTYGVEYPDRVASLTLIEPPFRIEGLGEEMARSLTQVLAAISDDEVEEWLQFSAGRAVGRIMRSAQALLRETTVAEDMLATKPFSPERLSALPAPVLAIYGGNSEIIEQGDGLARLVPDCTLVVLEHHTHMVLREAADYLRELLRWWVLHRDEQMPAYQLHEGKKFELADWVLSRTIPADLNAERRAARAEAGESAERAAAVPQHVPAGASATSAAVGASRKEPRASAGAAQREQ from the coding sequence GTGGCTGAGATCGTCGCGAACGGCGTGCGGCTGCATGTCCAGCGGCTCGCGCCGAGCGGTGGCGCGCGTCCCGATGCACCTGTCGTCGTCATGCTGCATGGCATGGTGATCGACAACCTGGCGAGCTTCTATTTCTCGCTGGGCAATGCGATGGCCGACGCCGGCTGTGAGGTCGTCTGTTACGACCTGCGCGGGCACGGCAAGAGCGAGCGCACTCCAAGCGGCTACGGCATCGCCACTGCGATGGCCGACCTCACGGCGGTGCTCGGCGAGCTCGGCATCGATCGGCCGGTACACCTGGTCGGCAACAGCTATGGCGCCACGCTCGCGCTGACCTACGGCGTCGAGTACCCCGACCGGGTCGCGAGCCTCACGCTGATCGAGCCGCCGTTCCGGATCGAGGGCCTCGGCGAGGAGATGGCTCGCTCGCTCACCCAGGTACTGGCCGCCATCTCCGACGACGAGGTCGAGGAGTGGCTGCAGTTCAGCGCGGGACGCGCGGTCGGGCGCATCATGCGCTCGGCGCAGGCGCTGTTGCGCGAGACCACGGTCGCCGAGGACATGCTGGCGACGAAGCCGTTCTCGCCGGAGCGCCTCAGCGCCCTCCCGGCGCCGGTGCTCGCCATCTACGGCGGCAACTCCGAGATCATCGAGCAGGGTGACGGCCTGGCCCGGCTGGTGCCAGACTGCACCTTGGTGGTGCTCGAACACCACACCCACATGGTGCTGCGCGAGGCCGCCGACTACCTGCGCGAGCTGCTGCGCTGGTGGGTGCTGCACCGCGACGAGCAGATGCCGGCCTACCAGCTGCACGAGGGCAAGAAGTTCGAGCTGGCCGACTGGGTGCTCTCGCGGACCATCCCGGCGGACCTCAACGCCGAGCGCCGGGCGGCGCGCGCCGAGGCCGGGGAGAGCGCGGAGCGGGCCGCGGCCGTCCCGCAGCATGTCCCGGCTGGCGCCAGCGCAACTTCGGCAGCGGTCGGCGCGTCACGAAAGGAGCCCCGGGCCTCAGCCGGGGCGGCGCAGCGCGAACAGTAA
- a CDS encoding acyl carrier protein, whose amino-acid sequence MTMQDTLRPADPALDALDTRILGEVAEMLREVIGEEYVVDMEITMDTSFNEDLELESIEFVTLADRMRVTYGDKVDFVGFLAEMDVDKVINMQVGEVVRFIADSLRAGVGS is encoded by the coding sequence ATGACCATGCAGGACACCCTCCGTCCGGCCGACCCGGCGCTGGATGCCCTCGACACGCGGATTCTCGGTGAGGTCGCCGAGATGCTGCGGGAGGTGATCGGCGAGGAGTACGTGGTGGACATGGAGATCACCATGGACACCTCGTTCAACGAGGACCTCGAGCTGGAGAGCATCGAGTTCGTGACCCTCGCCGACCGGATGCGGGTCACCTACGGGGACAAGGTCGACTTCGTCGGCTTCCTTGCCGAGATGGACGTCGACAAGGTCATCAACATGCAGGTTGGTGAGGTCGTCCGTTTCATCGCCGACTCGCTGCGGGCCGGCGTCGGCTCGTGA